In Argiope bruennichi chromosome 4, qqArgBrue1.1, whole genome shotgun sequence, the sequence GGCCTACAACAGCTGGGAAGGAGGGGGTGGGGGTGAAAAATGCtcgtttcttttttcaaactctaTCATATGAAGCTGATACTTTTTGAAATAAGCGTTTGTGAAATAGAGATAAATTTTAGAGAAGCCATACTCAGAGTTACAGCTTTCCGGATGATGAAAGAAAATGTAGTCGTGATGTAAAGccataaatcaatttattttgaacttgAGGCTTATAGGATTAACGATGAGTTTactgttcaaaaatattattagtgaTTCCAAATCATGACCACTGGAGAAAGGCATGACAAAATTCTATCTGtgaaaatttgaaagcatttgaaGGCGGAAGAGGAGACTGACACATTTGTACTAATCTGAAAGACGATTCTGCGTTTCAGAtgtgaaattaaaactgaaattaaagaattacttCATCAGCAGTTTAAAACGATTAAAATCACATCTATTAGGATCTGAGAGATGTAAGAAAACAACGctactgaaattttaaagtttttttcttctttattttatgctGAATTAAAATAGTTGGGaagagtaaattttgaaaaagctgATAATTCTgcattcatatacaaaattagaACTCGAtatacgaaaattttattttagagattACCGCTTTTCAAATTTTGCAGATGAAATCTACAATACACTCAATGTGATAGAAACATACTTCATTCTGTGGTAGTAcagcatttttcataaattccattttgtaaaatgtgcattttttcaTGTAGGTCCAATGTGGATGAAATCTGCAATATCCCAATGTGGTTGCAACATACTTCATTCTGTGGTAGTACAGCATTTTTCATAAATGcgattttgtaaaatgttaatgTCTTCATGTAGGAccaatgtgaatgaaatctgcAATATCCCAATGTGATTGCAACATAattcattttgtgtttttattgcatttttcataaatgcgattttgtaaaatgttaatgTCTTCATGTAGGACCAATGTGGATAAAATCGGCAATATCCTCAATGTGAGAGCAACATAATTCATTCTGTGTTAATATGGCatttttcaaaatgctattttGTAAAGTGTGAATTTCTTGATATAGGTCCAATTGTTGGTATTTTGGGCCAGAAATATGGCGTTAGGGCAGTCACCATAACAGGTGGAGTCCTTTCAACTGTAAGCGCCGCCATCTGTTTCTTTGCACCGGATATCATCTGGATCACCATCCTTTGGGGCGTGCTGAATGGtgagagaaaaataaactttgatttattgaatttcagtGAATTTCTGTAAACttgatatatgataaaaaatgcaCTAACAAAAATTCACATAGATTTTATTGGATAAATTCTcgttgtatatataatatatatagaatatatatatttgcatatatagaatcgttgtagaaatatttatacaagtacacatttaaaacaactttattatttaattagtgaaTATCTATCGACGGCATGTtgcatttaaacaatatttaatatactcttttatacaaatatttaaaagcaaagtgTTTAAATGCCAAACCTTTCTATTGCACTTGTGAAGAAATAGAAACCACAAGAAATATGCGCGCAACATACCAATGAAAAGATCATGCGCACTAGTAAATAGAACAAAGCTTTATGTGGGACATATAGCGATGAATCAATCAGAGATAAGAAACAAAGTATTGAACAAAGTATATAGTAAACTTCCAAAGCTAAAACTTTGTTACCGACTAACTAATAatctaaatgtttatattttgcatGTAATATGTTTGTGGTATAATTTGAATGCCTGATGTAAatgctataaataatatattttaaaatattgtccgGTTTCATAAAAATCGAAATCATTTAATTCTGTCAATAATGAAACCCCCGAAATGCCATTCACAGTAAATAACTCAAATATCTGGGTGAAATTTTCACCCCCTTTTTTTAAGTGTGATTAAGTGAATACCTGAGAGTCTTGCTTTAATATATTAGCTAAAATCATTTCCTCAGGCTCATATAGCAGAGTTATATTTTGGATAACAGCtactaaaaaaacttaaaaactcaATGTAGTTTTTTAATGGAggtgagaaatttcttttatctttgaaagaggaaaacaatttttcaatattctgaggTCGCACAACTCCGATGCTCCTAAGAATAACAGAAATTCAAcgacaattattttctaaatcaatgAACCTTTAGTGCGATAAACATTAAAagtcttaattattattatttttttcttttttataggcATAGGAACCGCTCTAACGGTCACGTTACCACAAGTAGTGATTGGACAGTATTTTGTTAAACATGCCACCACCGCTTCTGGATTGGCGTTTTCTGGAGGATGCGTTGGATCATTTTTGTTTCCAGTGCTTTTGGAACAGCTGCTCTGGATCTATGGGATGCAAGGCACCTTCCTGATTATAGGTGCAATTATTATGCACACTATACCGGCAGCCATGATACTAAGAAAACCCCCATGGCTGAAAAAGCCCCAAAATAGTAAGGAAACAgaattcaaaaaatcattaaagagaAAATCTGTAAACGAAAAATCATCAAATATGAAtggtgaaaatgaaaaattatttttgcaaaatggtGACTTACCGAAAAAGGATATTGTTAAGAAATGCTCTGAGAGTTTTCCAGATATTCAGttcctaaaacaaaataaagaactgGTGTTGGAAATACTTACAACACAGGTTGCtggagataatttttatttagaaattaaccgGAATGAGCCTGTACCTTcatctgatatttatttaaatcatttggaaGATATTTATAATTGCCTTCAGAATTCTAGAGAAAAATGgcagttttatcaaaatttaaaactttctaaaatcaGACTTTACTGTGATATGCTTGATGTAAAGGATGATGGCAATTCAACTTACAATCATAAAAGCCAAAGTTTCCAGCTGGGGAAATGTTTGGATTTTGACACAAGTGACTTAATGAAAACGAGCTCTGTACCTGACAttacagacaaaaaaataaaagaattcgatCAAAATTCCCTTCTAATGAAGCTGAAATATATTAAGGATGCACAATCAGATATTTTATCTACTTTATCCCAAGAAAAGAAAACCGATGCAACGAAAGTCATACAAGAGCTTCAAAAGCTTTACAATGCTTATACAATTTTGAGTAGCTACGAAAAGAAAAGATCCGAAAAGAAACAAGTCAGTGTCTTGAGAGAAGCAGTATCTTCTTTGGAAACCATTGCTGTCAAAGAAGAAGATTTACGTTCTAACTCCTTTCTAACACACATTATTACTGCAATGAAAATTTACAAGAAACCCTTGTTCCTCCTTATATGCCTTTGCCGTGCCGTCCACTTCATAACCTTCGTTCCCGTTATAACCGCTGTTGTCGACTTCATAATGGATAAAGGCCTTGTTGAAGCAGATGGCAAATATGCCATTGCTGCCCTTTCTTTGGGTGACTTGCTCGGGCGACTGTGTCTTGGATGGATTACTGATCGTGGCTACCTGTCTTTGCCGAGGTACATGCTGGTCATCATGATTCTCCAGGGCATCTGCACTGCTTCCTTGGCTTGGATGAATTCGAAAGCCACGTTGTTTATCATGCTGGCTGTATTTGGTATGTTTCAAGGTTCCCTCTTTGTCCGCCACAATGTgttagtatcaaaatattttgagcgaCATGAACAATCTATTGCAATGGGCTGCATGAATTTCTTCTCAGGTCTTCTGGGATTTGCACTACCAGCATATATAGGTAAGTTTGGTGATATCTGATATTAATTTAGATGTTCATgcaattttagatttctatcctAAATTAAAGTTGGTGGATATTTCATCACGTACTTATTTAATCATATTGAATAGCATGATTCATTTCAGTATGTTGGACAGTCATGcagtttaactatttttttttctttttagtatatgaatcttcagtattttatattcccttttagtttatattatttgaagtatacttgttaaagcaaattatattttgatttttttttattcttatgtaagatgtattaatatttattagtaagAATGACGAATATTTGGCAAACTGTTAGTTGTACacaatattaaccctttctaagaccatgggaagtatgtttcccaccaaatttatcaatttttgtatgaaattatgtaggttggcatatgtTCTGacgaatatttttagaaagacagaaactttgatgcttcagttctttatctcacacaaaatgttACACTCACACAaatggtttgtcacttaattattaattaaccaaattaattaattaatcaaattaaatttatctaataagctaaatgaatccttttcttattctaatatcaagcctaaaaatatttcaacataatatgactagaaaaaaatggccctttaaagggttaaaatatccGAATTGCCAGTGATGAATATGATAATactatttattgatataaaaatctaCTTCAACCATCGATGTGAACTCAACATTTTTTCAGGTTTTGATTATAACTTTCAACCTGAGAATTCAATCGATAAAATACCGGATTCGATATACCCCAATCCGGTTAACTTGGAGAACAAGATGATAATGAGACAAACGTAGCTTTCTATACAGAACTCTTGTGAATGCATTTCCGAAGGAAAGAACTCCCAAGGAATCCCTACATCACCCAACCACTTTATAGATAAAGCTTTCCTTTCCCCAAATCCTTAAAATGGTAATATATGAGCcgacaaagaaaaagaaaagaaccatGCTTTAAGGCAATAAACCTTTAACCACAGGGGAAAAGCAAATGCGCTCAGTGCATTTAGAATTAGCTTGCACTAAGAATGAGGTTGCATTAGGAATGAGCTTGCATTAAGTGCATGATGAATTGCGTAAATGAGATGAAAAGTTAgagagcagtttttttttattttattttattaatttttcgctTGAATTATAGAATCGCTGTAATTATTGTAAGCCGCATATCACTGTAATTGGGCTTATTCAGTGGAAATAGTTCGAAATTGTGAAAATCGCAATTGCGGTTTAGTAATGATgattctatttctatatttatagcATATATTTATGGTAAAGTGTACTGCAGAACAGTTATCATATATAACacactgaatataaaatattgaagaaaaaacgatgataattttttttaaaattatttcaagaacttTACAAAGATTAATCTTTACTTAAGATTaagattaagataaatatttacttaagatTTAATGTGTGATTGAGATAATAGTTATTTGGAACATATATCTAAAAATAGCAATGACAGAAATATTTGCTAATTCAAAAAATCATGGATTATTATTGGaggaaaactaaattaataactaCGTGTTTGTCCGATTCTCGTGGTGAAAATTATGGGCTAGACTACAAAGAAAATTCCCTaaacttgatatttaaatatttagattgaaAGAGTAATTCCAACttcatatcttcaaaaatttaaaataattatgtatttttttttcaggatattTTAGGGATACTATTGGAAGCTACGATTACATAATGTACATAAATGGTGCCATTGGGATTTTCGTTGGACTTCTATGGGCCCTTGAACCATATTTCCAACAAAAGTTTCAAAACAAGTCTGAGCCGGTTGCAGTTTGAAGAgtagaaatgattatttatgcTTCTGAATTATGACCATCAGCTCGCTGTAATTTCATTCCGAGCAGTaggattttgaaacaaaatgttgCAGCAAAAGGAAACAAAGTGTTCTGGACCGTTCCTTTACATTTTGATCGCTTAAGGTGTTAacagttacatatttttttcatgtaaaatgtgAAAGTAATgcttcttttgatttaaaaattgatctcTTCAAAGATGTTTGCTCTGTAATTAATTACTGAGTTTCTGCTAAAAAGAGAGATATTTGTacaaaagttgaattaaaatatttaataattttcttctcggagatttaagcattttaacaaaaaatctgGTGAAAAAAACTTATACTAGATATGGGTTTCTACTAGAACGTTACTTTAGTtttcataatatgtttttatagctttcaaattttttcaaacataaaaaaagaataattcacactcttaatttttattaaatgtgaattattttttatggaatttgtaaataaatttaatcggattttgaatgcttttaataatttcaaaacttttattaccTGTACATTCTAGACTGAATGTTTTcgatttaaaattgaacataatATTGACAAAACAATTTTGAGAGAGTCATCCgctttaagtaaaaaaaaaaaatgtgatatccCAGATTTATaaggaagaataaaatattgtgtatcttatatttcaaatgattaaaagttttgaaGTCTAGATGTAAGTTAAAATACAGTGAAGAAATTTTGGATGATTTGTGTATGATAAAATCTCTTCTATGTGTGCATAAATTATACAGTTTTCAACATactttttagcataaaataatctgtttatagtattattatttattcagattCTTTTCAGAACACAgtcttttaaaatcattacaaaaattttatattttaaaattattttgaagctgaaaaaattgtgaaaataaattacaatcgAGTGtagatcataatttttattgtatatttgatATTGTATACAGATCAAAGAATTTCTGATCTTTTAAGAtcataaattattactaaatatgtAAGCAATATTTGTCTTACTgtgttatttttagttgaaattgTATTATGCATTTGTGAGTGTCTCAAGATAAATCTGTGatagcttttataatatttctttggtaggattaaaaacattcattacaTTTAATGTCATTATGTTTTAGGttcataatgcttaaaatgtttttatgtcatttatattataaaaaatgacattcgcatgatatttatgcttttatttatcctttgcattggaaaaaatatttgcatcagtttttttcagtttcatcTAAGCGTTACAATTTTAgaagtgtactctcaatttttaaaagtttcatttagaaATGTCATAATAGTATTCTTTTAATTAAGTTGtttgctaatttatttattaaggatGACTGATCaacctgaaatttatttttgttttctgttaacGATTAAGTTATGTATTCATTGTTTCCTTACGATTTTATGAATAGATGGACCACTGTTTATACTTAGCAATTCTGTGAAGTGCATGAAATTGAGAAACTTGAGAAGCACTGATATTTATCAGTGATGctggattttttttgtatttttcgatATAAAATCATAAGGGATTTTAGTAAGACATAAAAACAGGGTGTGTGTTCTCACCAAGATGGCAAAACCGTGCCAAACATTCAAATTTAAGCCAAAACTTACTATTTTGATGGCCACAAGAAATGGAAGCAAATGCTATAAGATTTGCACTAATAAATATCACGGTTACTACATTTGCGAGAAATGctcaaacattttcaaatttgacGATCACACCCTATTTTTATGTCGAGCCGTTATTTTTTTGCGAAATAATATTATctagataataatattaataataaataaaatgtgatgaataaaaattttcattgataatatctATGGATACACTAAATGAGTCTTCTGCTGTGATTTGTATTAATGAATGATGGAGAGTATTAGTCGATGTATATAAAACTTCTGTTTGTATTTCTTAATGCTAGgtgaaagtattattttcataaagagCATTTTAGTTTCATAATGTGTGTTATTCATTTATAACATTGGAAATGtacattgctttttttaatttatatatatttttaaaattaaatatttatataaaagaattctcTCAATACACGAAGAAAGAAGCGCTTACTTCAAATATATCCGCAGATGACAAAAGACTTTACtttcatgcaataaaaatttacatctacaataattatttttatctgactttcaaacagattttttattgaaacgagAAAGCGTTTTGAATGATATAGCAGTCCACGTTTTCTTCAATCTTAAAAACGAGtaaagaaaaacagaatatttaaaaattttaataatcaaaatgacAAGTATgtgatatgagaaaaaaattggaaacatttaAGATTAAGTTGTGTCTCTCCAAGTATGTCAAAATCTTGCTAATTGCTCAAAACTCCGCCATATTGAATGGCTACCAAGAGTGGTGATAGCTTTTAGAGTTGCAACAAATAATTGTCAGTATCACATTTGGCGGGAAATCACCCTGAAATAAATCACCTTTGGAAACCGTACTTAATCTTAAGTCtaactaaaaatgtatatattttacttgtaaatggatttaaaatcaaaacatttattttaatgaaaatagtaacaatttatgattaattctgtaattaaagtttaagaaaatttattttaaatcgaaattattACCCGATTTTTAAAAGCAGTAACATTTCCAATGTTATTTATTCAGTATGTGCATTGAAGTATTAATGTGCTGTATTTTAGTATGTGTTGAGCATATAGGATGTCTTTTAGCTGCTGTGCAgctaacttttatattatttataaaaatgaaaaacgttCTAAATTTGGAAGAATTAGGATGGAAATTTTCGAATTATAATCTTTACTGAATTATACCGATATCAACGTTGTAAAAAATCTCGATTTGTATTCATTATCTATAATGTaatcatttatacattttgtaattacTATTTAATGGGTCaacttttataatactttatcatttatgaaaactttttacaaaatgtGAATGATAAActaaaaatcagtaaaaacagAACCGATCTATAAACATTTGGAGATTTTCTATAATAAACGTACAGCCCTTCAAATtcgtatttaatttcaaagttagccaaaaagtgctttttatttcttaaaatattaaaaatttattgatttgcagattacttaaaatattaaaaatttactgattTATGTTACATGGTAAAAGATAATgttaatatatatcattttataaaaaacaaaaaaatggaaatttaatacaattatatttaagaaatacgatttccaattatttgtataaaaataatggaaataatcctcattaattattctaaaaaaagcaACTACAAAATTTACTAGCTATTGGctacatattactaaaatattagaGGATTGATTTATCCTGCACAGTTGTTGTTTAATTAACTGCATAAATAGTTACAAAGAACTCGTTTCGAAAACCAAGtacgtaatattttaaaatctatttgatagaatttattttgtagaagAATATATTAGATTATGATTGGGACTCAATATTCCAAAGATGGTGAAATCAAGTGATattattagcaatttatttttagcaatcaatGTCGAAGTTTTCTATTTTAGTAAGGATATTGATGAAAATATCAATTGTATCGAATAGAAATACTTTTGAGAtagctttaataaatattttgtttctgttcCGCCTATTGTctgatttttttctatcaaaaaatacatttccttaAATGCAAagctctttaaaaatataaagacaggaagaaaaaaacaagagaaaaatttttCAACTGAGACGTGGCATGTAAAAAGTCACCAAACTAAAACATGTGAAGTCAAAATAGACAAACATAAGCCATAGGCACATTGGCGTAGCAAGGTACGGGGACATCAGGTGCGGCGTTTTTACTTGTCACCTCCATCTCAAGTCCAcccaagtaataaaataaaatttattgagaaagCTATTCTTTTTATCCAGTTGTTTAAGTAAAGACAAACCTTTGCCAAACGTAACTGGTGCCATCATATAAATGCCCAATGAGGGCCTTTATCTAATGatgattttaaaggaaaattggTTATAGTTAACACTTGAAGTTttattggtataaaaataatattaaaaaaaatgtgttacctaatttttttttaatatgcgcTTTGATAAAACGGCCTCTCAagcacctttattaaagaattatgtatacatttaaattattaaaaaaatcattgtaagtaaagtgaaataatatactaaatacaTAGGAAAATAAACCTCACTATCATCCCACAGTTAGAAACAAATTCATCTAAGCATTTGAAAATATgtagataaaaagaaatgtaagatGTAAAAAATTGTACCGAAAAAGAAATTCccgaaatgcattttattttttcttgaaattttaagtgccctcttaagtttttacatttaataaatcaagaaatatacaattttacatcattaaaatcGTTGCAAGATTTGTAAAGGCTCTTGCATTCatctttatatgtaaaataacaataaaaatcaatcatcaaaacaaaaaaatcaaaaaggaCACGTATTGCATAAATTAGTACGATTGAAAAACTCAATAAGATAATGAATAAGAAATGTGTCGATGACCTTTGCTCTCATATACACAATTGGCATcatgtattttaatgtttaaaaacactCCAATAAGACGAGAATTTTTTCGGTATAGACAGGCACCGAGGCAGTTggcttttttttaatgagcattaGAATTTCACTATTACCATAgatataatgagaaattaaatttggtttttttgaaggttttttttccgtttggagttttttttaaaagctttaaacttGGTACTTTGTTTTTATTCAGCGCTGCACGACATTGCACGTGTTGAGGCCAAAGTGCTAACTTTGTGcccaaatttttatgaatgaaacgatttaattaattaaatatctgtcaatatgaaaataattatgggtcaattttgaaaatttatccaaatgagaaaaaaaaaaagtttgagtcATTCACtttcaacattaaaaacaaaaaaaacaaaaaaagaaggaaccatttctattttgaaaagaatagatAACGACATGAATCGATAACATAAAATCC encodes:
- the LOC129965862 gene encoding monocarboxylate transporter 9-like, whose product is MEEQPCIENGIKKPVVSKTKRARVRMEGPDGGWAWVVAFSACIISFIIAGLGRMSGILYVAFIETFGADRKAASTPFSVRSSTRNLLGPIVGILGQKYGVRAVTITGGVLSTVSAAICFFAPDIIWITILWGVLNGIGTALTVTLPQVVIGQYFVKHATTASGLAFSGGCVGSFLFPVLLEQLLWIYGMQGTFLIIGAIIMHTIPAAMILRKPPWLKKPQNSKETEFKKSLKRKSVNEKSSNMNGENEKLFLQNGDLPKKDIVKKCSESFPDIQFLKQNKELVLEILTTQVAGDNFYLEINRNEPVPSSDIYLNHLEDIYNCLQNSREKWQFYQNLKLSKIRLYCDMLDVKDDGNSTYNHKSQSFQLGKCLDFDTSDLMKTSSVPDITDKKIKEFDQNSLLMKLKYIKDAQSDILSTLSQEKKTDATKVIQELQKLYNAYTILSSYEKKRSEKKQVSVLREAVSSLETIAVKEEDLRSNSFLTHIITAMKIYKKPLFLLICLCRAVHFITFVPVITAVVDFIMDKGLVEADGKYAIAALSLGDLLGRLCLGWITDRGYLSLPRYMLVIMILQGICTASLAWMNSKATLFIMLAVFGMFQGSLFVRHNVLVSKYFERHEQSIAMGCMNFFSGLLGFALPAYIGYFRDTIGSYDYIMYINGAIGIFVGLLWALEPYFQQKFQNKSEPVAV